From the Choloepus didactylus isolate mChoDid1 chromosome 22, mChoDid1.pri, whole genome shotgun sequence genome, one window contains:
- the TMED6 gene encoding transmembrane emp24 domain-containing protein 6, producing MSPLIFGAGLVVLSLVASARSQKTEPLSGSGDQLFHGADRYDFAIMIPPGGTECFWQFAHQTGYFYFSYEVQRTLGMSHDRHVAATAYTPRGFLIDTSQNVRGQINFSTQETGFYQLCLKNQQNHFGSVQVYLNFGVFYEGPEMDHKQRSERKQLNDTLDSITESTRKVQNNIFHMWRYYNFARMRKMADFFLLQSNYNYVNWWSTAQSFVIVLSGILQLYFLKRLFNAPTITDKRKPTC from the exons ATGTCTCCTTTGATCTTTGGGGCTGGGCTGGTGGTTCTTAGCCTAGTGGCCTCTGCTAGGAGCCAGAAGACAGAACCCCTAAGTGGTTCTGGGGACCAGCTCTTCCATGGAGCTGATCGATACGACTTTGCCATCATGATCCCACCAGGAGGCACAGAATGCTTTTGGCAATTTGCCCACCAGACTGGCTACTTTTATTTCAGTTATGAG GTTCAGCGGACACTGGGAATGTCACATGACCGGCATGTTGCTGCCACTGCATATACCCCGCGGGGTTTCCTCATAGACACCTCCCAGAATGTTCGGGGCCAGATTAACTTCTCTACTCAAGAGACAG GTTTTTATCAGCTTTGTCTAAAAAACCAACAAAATCACTTTGGTTCTGTGCAAGTGTACCTCAACTTTGGAGTCTTCTATGAGGGGCCTGAGATGGACCACAAacagagaagtgaaagaaaacaactaaacGATACTCTGGATTCAATTACG GAGAGTACACGAAAGGTACAGAACAATATCTTCCACATGTGGCGGTACTACAACTTTGCCCGGATGAGGAAAAtggctgatttttttcttctccaatcAAACTATAATTATGTAAACTGGTGGTCAACAGCCCAGAGCTTTGTCATTGTTCTTTCTGGGATCCTGCAGCTATATTTCTTGAAGCGTCTCTTCAATGCTCCAACAATTACAGATAAAAGGAAGCCAACATGTTAA